One stretch of Numenius arquata chromosome 8, bNumArq3.hap1.1, whole genome shotgun sequence DNA includes these proteins:
- the LOC141467642 gene encoding calcium-activated chloride channel regulator 1-like, whose amino-acid sequence MGVTRSLIFLLSFQLLNVAKGSMVWLSENGYEDLVVAIDPQVPEDDNIILNTKNMIKSASNYLFEMTKHRFFFKSVKIIIPKTWKKNTQYSRLKTESYDKADVIIADHYMKHVDDPFTLRYGGCKEKGQYIHFTPNFLLNDSLTKVYGEKGRVFVHEWAHFRWGVFDEYNNDVPFYVSRNSKKASVEATSCPASVTGRPIFSECSGNKCEPRDCRYDGQLYEKGCVFIPDIQQNVSCSVMWMQSIRPVVEFCDKNTHNSEAPNMQNKICNYKSTWEVIMESDDFRNSAAVNAPAPPSETTFTLLQTQDRAVALVLDVSASMSVHDRIGHLYIAAEDFLLRIIEITSWVAIVTFDSDASEKAPLQQITNDAARQKLVQYLPTVARGKTNICAGIRKGLELIADKMTTTHGSEILLLTDGEDTRMAACLDLVKQSGAKIHTIALGPEAAKELEEFSKLTGGLMLFAADGATPSKLSRIFSAITSGSGDISEQSIQLENTELVVQHSGWMNATVPVDRTVGNDTFFSISWSQSQPFFFLRDPKGREYGSLDFTINNSNRKTARLSISGSAEVGDWQFCIKNVHTATQSISVTATSRPASSDVPPVRTAAHVSRANSAFNPVVVYAEVSQGSLPLLGAAVIATIEKDGAAAVTLELLDNGAGADTIKNDGIYSRYFTALQGTGRYSVKVNAHGRNITTRFGLRQNRASYLPGYREHGKIYMNAPRPEFTDKEIQAKLGSFSRISVSSLVVKTREDSSPIYPPCKITDLRARIENKTIVLSWTAPGGDLDNGKADHYIIKSSENLLDLRNHFDHATSVDCSNLIPKEAGREESFKIEPEHSVIQNGTIIYFAIRAVDDINLISEVSNIAQATWFIPPKASVRLNYDGNNDSANSTVIAVPLNYNSNNDSTNSKVIVVPLDYDANNDNSTVTAAIVALCVAVVCTTVTSTLYVSRKKRGSLNIEAMQKLV is encoded by the exons ATGGGAGTGACTAGGAGTTTgatatttttgctgtcttttcagcTCCTGAATGTGGCAAAAGGTTCGATGGTATGGCTAAGTGAGAATGGCTATGAGGATTTGGTTGTTGCAATTGATCCCCAGGTGCCAGAAGATGACAACATCATCCTGAACACGAAG AACATGATTAAAAGTGCTTCTAATTACTTGTTTGAAATGACAAAACATCGATTTTTCTTCAAGTCTGTAAAAATTATAATTCCTAAAACGTGGAAGAAAAACACCCAGTATTCAAGATTAAAAACAGAATCATATGATAAG GCAGATGTCATCATAGCAGACCATTATATGAAACATGTAGATGATCCTTTTACCTTACGGTATGGAGGATGTAAGGAGAAAGGACAATACATCCATTTCACACCTAACTTCCTGTTAAATGACAGTTTGACTAAAGTTTATGGAGAAAAAG GTCGAGTTTTTGTCCACGAATGGGCTCATTTCCGGTGGGGGGTGTTCGATGAATATAATAATGATGTGCCTTTTTATGTGTCTAGAAATTCTAAAAAAGCAAGTGTTGAAGCaacaag CTGTCCAGCTAGTGTGACTGGCAGACCTATTTTTTCAGAGTGCAGTGGAAACAAGTGTGAGCCAAGAGACTGTAGATACGATGGTCAGCTATATGAAAAAGGATGTGTATTTATTCCAGATATACAACAAAATGTCTCATGTTCTGTTATGTGGATGCAAAGCATACGTCCT GTGGTTGAATTTTGTGATAAAAACACTCACAATAGTGAGGCTCCAAATATGCAGAATAAGATATGCAACTACAAAAGCACGTGGGAAGTAATAATGGAATCTGACGACTTTCGCAACTCGGCTGCTGTAAATGCTCCTGCACCCCCCTCTGAGACTACCTTCACATTACTGCAGACTCAAGACAGAGCAGTTGCTTTAGTACTGGATGTTTCTGCAAGCATGTCAGTG CATGACCGCATCGGACATCTCTATATTGCTGCAGAGGATTTTCTGCTCCGTATTATTGAAATAACTTCCTGGGTTGCAATTGTCACATTTGACTCTGATGCATCTGAAAAAGCTCCTTTGCAACAAATAACCAATGATGCAGCACGCCAAAAACTTGTTCAATATTTGCCCACAGTTGCTAGAGGAAAAACCAATATCTGTGCAGGCATACGTAAAGGACTTGAG TTAATTGCAGATAAAATGACTACTACACATGGTTCAGAAATTTTGTTACTGACAGATGGAGAGGACACACGTATGGCAGCTTGCCTTGATTTGGTGAAACAAAGCGGGGCAAAAATTCACACCATTGCACTGGGGCCAGAGGCAGCCAAAGAATTAGAAGAATTTTCAAAACTAACAG GAGGTTTAATGCTTTTTGCTGCAGATGGAGCCACCCCCAGTAAATTATCCAGGATATTCAGTGCAATTACATCAGGGAGCGGAGATATTTCTGAACAATCTATTCAG CTTGAAAACACAGAGCTAGTTGTTCAGCATTCTGGATGGATGAATGCTACTGTGCCTGTTGACAGAACTGTGGGAAATGACACCTTCTTCAGCATTTCGTGGAGTcaatctcagcctttttttttcctgagggacCCCAAAGGAAGAGAATATGGAAGCTTAGACTTTACAATCAATAATTCAAACCGAAAAACAGCTAGACTCAGTATAAGTGGCAGTGCAGAG GTGGGTGACTGGcagttttgtattaaaaatgttcATACAGCAACTCAAAGTATATCAGTAACAGCTACCTCTCGACCAGCATCTTCTGATGTTCCTCCTGTGAGGACTGCAGCTCACGTGAGCAGGGCAAATAGCGCATTTAATCCAGTTGTTGTTTATGCAGAGGTTAGCCAAGGGTCTTTGCCTCTTCTTGGTGCAGCTGTGATAGCCACCATAGAGAAGGATGGTGCTGCAGCAGTAACCCTTGAACTTCTTGATAACGGAGCAG GTGCTGACACGATAAAGAATGATGGAATTTACTCAAGATACTTTACTGCTTTACAAGGCACTGGAAGATATAGTGTAAAAGTGAATGCCCATGGGAGAAATATAACCACCAGATTTGGCCTCAGGCAAAATCGAGCGTCATATTTACCAGGCTACAGAGAACATG gTAAAATTTATATGAATGCACCAAGACCTGAATTTACTGATAAAGAAATCCAAGCCAAGCTGGGAAGTTTCAGCAGAATTTCAGTAAGTTCCCTTGTAGTGAAGACAAGAGAAGATTCTTCTCCTATTTATCCACCCTGTAAAATTACAGACCTTCGTGCTcgtatagaaaacaaaacaatagtCTTGTCTTGGACAGCTCCAGGAGGTGACTTAGACAATGGAAAAG ctgatCACTACAtaataaaaagcagtgaaaatctTCTGGACCTAAGAAATCACTTTGATCATGCTACTTCTGTGGATTGCTCTAATCTCATACCAAAGGAGGCTGGTAGAGAAGAATCATTTAAAATTGAACCAGAACATTCCGTAATACAAAATGGCACCATAATCTACTTTGCTATACGTGCTGTTGATGATATCAACTTGATTTCAGAGGTGTCTAATATAGCACAAGCCACATGGTTCATTCCTCCAAAAGCATCTGTGCGTTTAAATTATGACGGCAACAATGATAGTGCTAACAGTACAGTTATAGCGGTGCCTTTAAATTACAACAGCAACAATGATAGTACTAACAGTAAGGTAATAGTGGTGCCTTTAGATTATGACGCCAACAATGATAACAGTACGGTAACAGCGGCAATAGTAGCTCTGTGTGTAGCAGTTGTTTGTACTACTGTAACTTCAACTCTGTATGTTTCACGAAAGAAAAGGGGAAGTCTGAATATTGAAGCAATGCAAAAGcttgtgtaa